CGCCGTCCGGTCGGACGAGCATAGCTGATGCTCCCGTCACTTGCATATCGGAGCGGTCATCGATGAAGATGGTTCGATCTTTCCATGGTGCGGCTGCGGCAATAAAGACAGCGCCAATAGACCGGTCAAGGAGCACAAACTTTCCGGAAGTGAAGGCGGAACGCAAAGACACTCCGTTTGCGAGTGCCACGTCTGGAATCAAGCGACCCAGCAAAGGGTCGCTGGCTGGCTTATGACTTTCCGGGAGGTCGACACGCTGCAGCACGCCAGAGATTTTGTTTACGATCGCCGTCATGCCATCGCGGGTACCCATCAGATCAGCGACCACATGGCGTAATGGCCCGACTTTAGGGTCCGGCCGCATGAGGGCCACCTGTCCACGGGTCCACTCCAGCACCTCTGCGCCGATGGGGTGTCGTTCTGCCTGGTAGGTGTCCAGCAAGCCCTCCGGGGCCCAACCCGCAATGGTGGCCGCGAGCTTCCAGCCAAGGTTTGCGGCGTCCCCCATGCCAAGGTTCAGGCCCTGTCCGCTAAATGGTGAGTGAACGTGGGCGGCATCACCTGCGAGCAACACGCGGCCTTTGCGATATACGCTGACCTGCCGGGCATTGTCAGTCCAGCGCGTCGCCTGACCATGCAATTTGGTCACCTTAACGTCGGTCCCGGAGGTGCGTTGCAGCGAGGCTTGTATCTCATCCGCGGTGACCTCGCTGCTGCGATCGGCAGGAGGGCCGTCGAACTCCACCGTCAAAACAATGCCGGGAAGTGGACCATATCTGTAGACACCCTTCAACGACCAGTTCCAACCGAATTTGAGCTTAGACACATCGTCGAGATCCACCACGGCCTGTCGGCCCGTGATCTCTGGATCGCTGCCCGGGAAATCAAAACCCAGCG
This Granulicella sibirica DNA region includes the following protein-coding sequences:
- a CDS encoding FAD-dependent oxidoreductase, whose protein sequence is MQHETAAHLSTSDVVIVGAGPVGMLLASELALGGISVQVLERTIKTSDTIKAGSINIASAEILARRGLLDRAREAHRRGIAELAKVMATSIGVAPEQALQFASRKAVRAGHFSAIALDNEKLDADNPDIAGHNEASDATLIVQREIEALLCEHATNLNVPILRGVEVTGVEQTEDSVTVHTDAGDVSTRYVVGCDGGRSVVRRSLGFDFPGSDPEITGRQAVVDLDDVSKLKFGWNWSLKGVYRYGPLPGIVLTVEFDGPPADRSSEVTADEIQASLQRTSGTDVKVTKLHGQATRWTDNARQVSVYRKGRVLLAGDAAHVHSPFSGQGLNLGMGDAANLGWKLAATIAGWAPEGLLDTYQAERHPIGAEVLEWTRGQVALMRPDPKVGPLRHVVADLMGTRDGMTAIVNKISGVLQRVDLPESHKPASDPLLGRLIPDVALANGVSLRSAFTSGKFVLLDRSIGAVFIAAAAPWKDRTIFIDDRSDMQVTGASAMLVRPDGVIVWVSRTDDQVDPEKLSAALQTWAGRAETN